Proteins found in one Maridesulfovibrio sp. genomic segment:
- a CDS encoding MBL fold metallo-hydrolase: protein MKEIQVETFVLDPMQTNSYLLSSGNEAVVIDCGLNPAPMLQAIRERRLTVQSIYLTHMHFDHIGGVSALQEMTGAEVYGNHKDLYLSDIPINEGGFLEFKKKLNFEIKDLRQGRQTILDNPVMILETPGHTPGSLSFFFPTLGSAFVGDLLFMISVGRTDLPGGDSNELISSIKNRIFILPGSTQIFSGHGPKTTIKHEMNNNPHFARL from the coding sequence ATGAAAGAAATACAGGTAGAAACATTTGTTCTAGATCCCATGCAAACCAACTCATACCTGCTCAGTTCCGGAAATGAAGCTGTGGTAATAGACTGCGGCTTAAACCCGGCCCCCATGCTGCAGGCAATTAGGGAACGCCGGTTGACCGTGCAATCAATTTACCTGACCCACATGCATTTTGACCATATCGGCGGGGTTTCCGCGTTGCAGGAAATGACCGGAGCCGAAGTTTACGGTAACCATAAGGACCTTTACCTTAGTGACATTCCTATCAATGAAGGAGGATTCCTTGAATTCAAAAAAAAGCTGAATTTTGAAATCAAGGATTTGCGTCAAGGTCGCCAGACCATCCTCGATAATCCGGTAATGATCCTTGAGACTCCGGGACACACACCCGGAAGCCTTTCATTTTTTTTTCCTACATTGGGCTCCGCCTTTGTCGGCGACCTGCTGTTCATGATTTCCGTGGGACGCACCGATCTGCCCGGCGGTGATAGCAACGAACTCATCAGCTCCATAAAAAATAGAATCTTCATCCTTCCCGGATCGACTCAGATTTTCTCCGGCCACGGCCCCAAAACCACCATCAAACACGAAATGAACAACAATCCTCACTTTGCAAGATTATAA
- a CDS encoding SGNH/GDSL hydrolase family protein, with translation MDFLSRAVKEAGLPSTYRVLASPLTYNSSPGIIPHELVVMDDKFELDKFYHDRKLAHQFQLITPHDTAPQLIVLNLFHENSPLFVNNALKYIFFINPESWKEHPELEQWMKNDFGMIQPNPNAYLKRYREMLGNLRERFPQVPIIVVSRLSHYPAFGPDPYSYLDGWSALWQAAGAVIKNWESELANLTVVEMDRIFGGIWAGSEKHIEAHCPFLKFQLTENNNTITGLHASRDVEHIGSMWPVLAGKIVQFMNEKRVTYSEAETVPDEWLEPWQPEKFPEDKLMEMLSSGANYRCARAVGSFFLDLGRDYTDLLARTAEFTPVCHNTLHMIKTYSRIWPNPVLAHWCQVHRNNAAAFTANGPLYTQDYLNRIDEIERFVLSDLQI, from the coding sequence ATGGATTTTCTAAGCAGGGCAGTTAAAGAAGCAGGGCTTCCATCTACCTATCGGGTACTGGCTTCCCCGCTTACTTATAACAGCTCGCCCGGAATTATTCCTCATGAACTTGTTGTAATGGATGATAAGTTTGAGCTGGATAAATTTTATCATGACCGCAAGCTAGCACATCAATTTCAGCTGATAACGCCTCATGATACCGCTCCACAGCTTATCGTACTTAACCTTTTTCACGAGAACAGTCCGCTCTTTGTGAATAACGCATTGAAGTATATCTTTTTCATCAATCCCGAATCATGGAAGGAACATCCTGAACTGGAACAGTGGATGAAAAATGATTTCGGTATGATACAGCCAAATCCCAATGCTTACTTGAAGCGCTACCGGGAAATGCTCGGCAATCTGCGTGAACGCTTCCCCCAGGTTCCCATCATTGTTGTTTCCCGTTTATCCCACTATCCGGCATTCGGTCCGGACCCTTATTCTTATCTTGATGGTTGGTCCGCCCTGTGGCAGGCAGCCGGGGCTGTGATTAAAAATTGGGAAAGTGAACTTGCGAATCTGACTGTAGTTGAAATGGACCGCATATTCGGCGGCATATGGGCCGGTTCGGAGAAGCATATCGAAGCTCATTGTCCATTCCTCAAGTTCCAATTGACCGAGAATAACAACACGATCACCGGATTGCATGCCAGTCGCGATGTGGAGCATATCGGCTCCATGTGGCCTGTTCTGGCAGGGAAAATTGTGCAGTTTATGAATGAGAAACGCGTAACCTATTCCGAGGCGGAAACTGTTCCCGACGAGTGGCTTGAGCCGTGGCAACCGGAAAAATTTCCAGAGGATAAACTTATGGAAATGCTCTCTTCAGGAGCTAATTACCGCTGCGCACGGGCTGTCGGTTCTTTTTTTCTGGATCTAGGCAGGGATTACACTGATTTATTGGCCCGGACTGCGGAATTTACCCCGGTTTGTCACAACACATTACATATGATCAAAACGTATTCCCGTATCTGGCCCAACCCCGTCTTGGCGCATTGGTGTCAGGTACATAGAAATAACGCAGCCGCGTTTACAGCCAACGGGCCGCTTTACACTCAGGACTATCTTAATAGAATCGATGAAATAGAAAGGTTTGTTCTGTCAGATTTACAAATATAA
- a CDS encoding amino acid permease, producing the protein MFYSNLIVVLTVIIVGVFLLFYRPLTNSSAWRATITPLASIMGSGFLVCVPLLYTNVGNYAVLAITGLLVLAYGVGSVIRFNIRYSEPLLSGNSCALPVNGNHHSRHVAHCQSARKVQSVGLASTLEQTSHIVLSVAYCISVSYYLQLMAEFGLSFLSLDSAMFGKWVVTITLVSIGAVGTARGLKGIEKVERVVVGVNLAMIAALVAGLIYYNVQASLDGTWKLHPIPFPEDSWHTIRLVMGMLIVVQGFEISRFLGDEHPAGERIRTMRIAQLVSAGIYVVFIGLMGIVISKNGLNSNAGVTAIVDYSSAVAPILPFLLTMTALGSQFSAATADDAGCSGLLESIFKGLIPIKYNYVVVSTSAIIITWLTDVYQIISYASRAFALFYVLQCAVAILTLRKLKSSPFPLARGILFGLIGILCLGVTIFGIPAG; encoded by the coding sequence TTGTTTTATTCCAATCTCATTGTTGTTCTTACCGTCATCATCGTGGGCGTTTTTTTACTTTTCTATCGCCCATTGACCAATTCCTCAGCATGGCGGGCCACAATCACACCACTGGCTTCGATCATGGGGTCCGGGTTTCTGGTTTGTGTTCCTCTGCTTTATACAAACGTGGGTAACTACGCAGTCTTGGCGATAACCGGTCTGCTTGTTCTGGCTTACGGGGTAGGGTCTGTCATACGCTTCAATATCCGCTATAGTGAGCCTTTGCTATCAGGCAACAGTTGCGCCTTACCGGTGAATGGGAACCATCATTCACGGCACGTAGCTCATTGCCAGAGCGCGCGAAAGGTTCAATCAGTTGGTCTTGCCAGCACGTTGGAACAGACATCGCACATCGTGCTGTCTGTTGCGTACTGCATTTCCGTGTCCTATTACCTGCAGCTCATGGCTGAATTCGGACTAAGCTTTTTGTCCTTGGATTCGGCCATGTTCGGTAAATGGGTGGTAACCATAACCCTTGTGTCTATCGGTGCGGTGGGTACAGCTCGAGGCCTTAAAGGCATCGAAAAGGTCGAGCGTGTCGTGGTAGGAGTCAATCTGGCTATGATAGCGGCCTTGGTGGCCGGTCTGATCTATTACAATGTACAGGCGAGCCTCGACGGAACATGGAAACTTCATCCCATCCCTTTTCCTGAAGATTCCTGGCATACTATACGGTTGGTAATGGGGATGCTCATCGTGGTTCAGGGGTTTGAGATATCCCGATTCCTCGGGGACGAACATCCGGCCGGAGAGCGTATCCGGACCATGCGGATAGCACAGCTCGTGTCTGCCGGGATTTACGTCGTATTCATTGGACTCATGGGCATAGTCATCAGCAAAAACGGGCTGAACAGTAACGCAGGAGTTACAGCGATTGTCGACTATTCATCAGCGGTTGCTCCAATACTTCCTTTTCTATTGACCATGACGGCGCTGGGTAGCCAGTTTTCTGCGGCTACGGCAGATGATGCAGGCTGTTCCGGCTTGCTCGAATCGATCTTCAAAGGCTTGATACCTATAAAATATAACTATGTGGTGGTGAGCACTTCTGCCATAATCATAACTTGGCTGACCGACGTGTACCAGATTATCAGCTATGCCTCACGTGCCTTCGCGCTTTTCTATGTACTGCAATGCGCTGTGGCAATACTGACTCTTCGCAAACTCAAATCCTCCCCTTTTCCCCTGGCTAGAGGCATATTGTTCGGCTTAATCGGCATACTCTGTCTGGGAGTGACGATCTTCGGTATCCCGGCTGGATAG
- a CDS encoding phosphotransacetylase family protein translates to MSGLYIGSTSGYSGKNMIVMGLGLYFQKQGVSLGYMKPVGAIPAEVDGRLGDEDAFFIQKVLGVSNPSHVVTPVVVTHDFKVHAFNGKVEDHVQPIIDGYAKISAGKDLTLVAGSGSMYSGKYCGVDGIHLVKKLGIKCVVIDRFQKELNYDYLVVLKEALGDSLVGVVLNDIPPTFMDEITTLIKPFLERKGVKVLGIIPKDPLMGTIKVGDLADRLGGKIITAHNRTDQPVESFLIGTMQVENFMTHFRKHRNSAVIVGGDRSDVQLVALEGECPCLVLTGNLYPNDIILTRSEVLETPIIVVRDDTFSVAKKMEDILSRHKLRESAKIRHGVELVEQHIDFGYLKKKLGLNY, encoded by the coding sequence ATGTCCGGTTTATATATAGGTTCTACCAGTGGTTATTCCGGTAAGAACATGATTGTTATGGGGTTGGGCTTGTATTTCCAGAAGCAGGGTGTAAGCCTCGGTTACATGAAACCCGTGGGAGCTATACCTGCTGAAGTTGACGGCAGGCTCGGTGATGAGGACGCCTTTTTTATTCAGAAAGTCCTCGGTGTCTCCAACCCTTCACACGTAGTTACCCCGGTGGTTGTTACCCATGATTTTAAAGTCCATGCCTTTAACGGTAAGGTTGAAGATCATGTGCAGCCGATTATCGATGGCTATGCCAAGATCAGTGCAGGTAAGGACCTTACTCTGGTTGCCGGGTCCGGTTCTATGTATTCCGGTAAATATTGCGGAGTGGATGGAATTCATCTGGTCAAAAAACTCGGGATCAAGTGCGTAGTCATTGACCGCTTTCAGAAGGAACTTAATTACGATTATCTGGTGGTGCTTAAGGAAGCGCTGGGCGACAGTCTGGTCGGAGTTGTGCTCAATGACATCCCGCCTACTTTCATGGACGAGATTACCACCCTTATCAAACCTTTTCTGGAACGTAAGGGCGTTAAAGTCCTGGGTATAATTCCCAAGGACCCGCTTATGGGTACTATTAAGGTCGGGGATCTTGCCGACCGTTTGGGCGGAAAGATCATCACCGCGCATAACCGTACCGATCAGCCTGTGGAAAGTTTCCTTATCGGGACCATGCAGGTGGAAAATTTTATGACTCATTTCCGCAAGCACCGCAATTCCGCGGTTATCGTCGGCGGGGACCGTTCAGACGTTCAGCTTGTGGCTCTTGAAGGGGAGTGTCCCTGTCTGGTGCTGACCGGTAATCTTTACCCCAATGATATTATCCTTACCCGTTCTGAAGTGCTGGAAACTCCGATTATAGTGGTTCGTGACGATACTTTCAGTGTTGCCAAAAAGATGGAAGATATTCTTTCCCGCCATAAACTGCGTGAGTCGGCCAAGATCAGGCATGGAGTCGAACTTGTAGAGCAGCATATAGATTTTGGATACTTGAAAAAGAAGCTTGGCCTGAATTATTAA